The Epinephelus lanceolatus isolate andai-2023 chromosome 19, ASM4190304v1, whole genome shotgun sequence DNA segment aaaagccttaaatgaaagctgagagtctgcactttaagcaggtattcattgtttcatttaaaacccattgtggtggtgtacagagccaaaatgatgacaactgtatcattgtccaaataattatggacctgactgtatgtgtgtccCAGAAGTGTCCAAAGTGCCTGCTCTGCCTTTACTGTGTGACACAGAACAAAGCATGGAATGCTCTTTAATGTCCCctcttgtttcctgtttttctcgGCACTTCAGACCTTCCGCATCAAACCCCCGATGTGCATCACAGTGGAAGACGCTAATTTCTTCCTGGCAGTTTTTAACAAGTCCCTCCACAACTACATGGAAAAAAGATGAAAGTCACATGAAAGTCAGTTGGATGTCATTGTTCTAAGGACCAAAGCTGGAACCCCTTTCAGCAGTGAATTGCATTTTGTACATCCTTTAAAATGTTATACATGTCAGTATCAATCATTTATACTACCTCTGCTGTTGCCTTTTAATAGCAATTTTAAAAGGGACATTTAAAACTATGTTTAACTGTGTATTAATTAGAACACTTTACATAACTCACTagttaaatgagaaaataatatTGTAAAGTGCCTTTCTAACAACTGACTTAAAGTTCATTTTGCCTGTTTTGGATCTGTTGAATCATGCTGGGATGTAACATAGGCCTATGATTGTAATTTCTGGATACATGATTTGTTGCTGATTATGGATGTGAATGTTACAATAATAAATCTGAGCTTCAGGAGCAACCATTTGTACTTGTACACATTGTTAACACCGCCCCCTGTGGGTATTAATTTTCTGACAACCTGCTGCACTCTTCATCAAAGCACAGTGACACTTACCACACATCAAACTCCCACTCACTTCAGAGTGAGGTAGGTGTCTTCTCTGGCCTCCAACAGGAAAGAACCAGCACCAACCACCCAAACACATCTGGCCTTCTTTCTCACCTTGGTCAGTGAGCATGTAGTGGATATCTAGTAAATCTCGGTGCCAGTAGTTATATATTTATCTGTATGACGTTGCAGACAAGTAATTGTTTTGTGGGGTGACGGTGCCATTGGTTGAGCACTGTCCACCCATCCTTTAGAGAAGAAGCAAAGACTTAAGTGAGTCTGCTGCTGAGTGTCAGAGAGTGAAAGGAGTGTGTCCTCTACTGGTTCAACATGTACAAAGTTGTATCCTGTCTAAGTGGCCGCTGTGCAGGACTCACAGGACAGTCCTGCTGTTCACCCGGTTTGGCCAAAATTCACCTGGGAAGTGGTGAGTTACCATGGAGATTAACAAAAACGTAATTTGTTGATCATGGTCTATTGTTGATGCTTAGGAGGTGGTTAATGTAACCATTATGTTTGTCATAGTAAGCTTGGAATACAgtctttattattatcatttctgATAATTTATATCATCTTGTTAGCTCATGAGTTAATTAGCTAATCAATCAATTCAACTTTATTTACATAAAACCCATTAAACAGATTACTGCACTTCAAAGTGCTTTTGAAACAATTGACAAATAGGATGttaaaaaagttaaatgttaaaatagaaaaaatatatCACAATGATCAACAATGGAATTTTGATTAAAGAATAAATAGATCAAAtatcaaatattaatatattaaatatagattaaataaaataaatgatcatgatatatataaaatgataaaacactACATAAGAACCAGACAAAATAGATGGGTTTTTggtttatgataaaaaaaaaaaatcaatatttttcagATCCTCTTGATCCTCTGTCCAGCAGCTTGGAGCATAGTGACTGGAGGCAGCATCGCAAAATGATTTTGCTCTGTTAAAAGATGTAATTAGGTGAGATTAGATTAGAAGTAATGTGTTATAGGACAAGAAAATCTGTGTCCCATACTCAGGAACCAGAAATAAACATTGCAGTAGAGATTGGTGTGCCACACTAGCTTATGTATTCAGTGCTATTCAAAAATAGACTGTCTCAGGTACATTATGCAAACAAGACTTGAAATGATGATGTAAGACTTAAGGCATCAaattaataacaaaataaaaacttgcaAAGATATAATTCTGCACCCACTGCAGTCAAATAGTCAAATTATCAAATTTGTAACATGAGTGATCAAATGAAGGGTGTATCgtcaaaatgtaacaaaatttCTCCAGCAGATaacagcatttattttttcaaaaatatcaatTATATATCTGAGTTCTGGTCAGACTGGGGTAATCAAGTTGTATTTCCTGTGATACATGAGGTGAAGGTAATGTTTGTTAAGTATTAACCAGATTGTAAGATGATCAATCATTGACAAgataattcagaatgaaaacatCAGATACAACTATAATGTTTTACAtcagatgtgtttttctttagatAATAAATAGCCTGGTTTCAGATCTCTGGGTGGCCACCCACATCTGATTTCTATTTTTCTATTCACTGGCAAATAGCAAATCAGGCTAAACTATAGGTTCTAGATCAGAatgaaatttaatttagtttcaaGACCTCACAAATGTCATAATAAATATCATAGTAAGGCTTTGATCAGCTCATGGAGTTCTAAAAAACTAGATAATCCCTTTTACCTTTTTCTGAATTTCAATCAAAACCATTTCACAGGTGCAGTATGTCAGAAACCAGCCTTCAAATACCGTCCTGCAGACGTCCCAGAGATGCCCTCATGTACTTTCAAACCAGAGAAATACAAGGTAAGAGTTGTGGCACCCAGACAGTGTCTGCCCCGCACTGTTGGGTCCTTTATTTTGTGATGACGTCCCTAAAAAATCTAGAATACTTTTATGCTATATACAGAGTTGGTGCACTAAAATATTCATCTTAACTTGGCAGGTGCTGCATGTGATTTTACCCCAAAATTAACCAGAGAACCTGAAATTATCAGCACACACTACAATATCTTGTGGAGCTTTTGGCCACTAAATCAAATCAGCTTTATTGATCCTTTTCAGGAAATTGATTTGTTGCTGCAGCAACGACACAACAGCCACAACAACATGCAACCAAAAAGGACAACACAATACTTGTTCAGTGCACCacagaaaaaaatcactaagaaaatactaaaatatagGACGGAGTAATGTTTTGTGTCATGTTTTCTTCCATTGCAAACGTGAGATATTTTACTGGTTAAAGGCCCGATCAAATTCGACATATGATTGAGTTTATCTGCATGTCCTTGGAAAATTGCTGTTGCGAGAAGCTTGCTGTTGTAGGGAGTAGCTTACAATAAGGGATAGCTTACAAACTAATGGCTACCACAAGTCAGTTACAATTATGGTCACAATACCTCTCTCATTGTACCATCATTTATACAAAGAATTTAAATCAATGTGAGAGTTTTAAATGGGTTTACTTGACTTCCCTAGTTGCTGCAATTCCATTTCAATGATTCACCTTTGCCTCAAAATCGTGCCGTTTTAAAGGCTGGTGTGACAAAGCTTTATGCGCCTGTTGGCGGCGCTGCAAAAGCCAGGGGTTCAACCAAATAATCAAGTCACATCCTCTGGAGCACATAAATGTCTGTACCGAATTTCATGCCAATCTATTTTCGTCTTTAAGACATTTCTCTTATTGAGAAGGTCTGTCCGAGAAACTTAAAAAAGGCTATGATCCTTCTGTACTGTAACTCTCcaatgtatttacatttattcagGGTATGTCCAAAGAGCGGATGATGGAGATCCGCAGGCAGAACTGCAACCCGATGACCATGAAGATTACCTATTATAAGAAACCAGTGTTCCTCCACCAGGGATACATGCAGTGGCTGTGGGATGTGGACGGGAAACGATATCTGGATCTGTTTGCTGGTGTAGCGACTGTCAGTTTGGGACACTGCCACCCGTAAGGTCCTTTTTCTTTACAGTGAAAGCATTTTGAACATCACTGTTCATTGTTGCTCTGACCCTGACATCTGTGGGTATAGGAAGGTGACAGCAGCTGCACAGAGGCAGTTGGAAAGACTGTGGCATACTACAAACATCTACGTCCATCCCACTCTCCATGAGTACTGTGAGAAACTAGCCTCCCACTTACCGGAACCTCTTAAGGTACTGCAGTGGATTTTAACAGCAGAGGGCAAGTCAGCTGTAATTTAAATGCCTCCtgttctctgtttccctgtCCAGGTGATATACCTGACCAACAGCGGCTCAGAAGCTAATGACCTAGCTATTCTAATGGCTCGACTTTACACGGGCAACTTTGACATCATCACTTTCAGGTAGAAGTCTTATCCTTATGTGTTTTATCATTACATTAAAAttaaggggttttttttgcaatacttgctaaaaatattcaaaatgtattatttttctctctccagAGGATCCTACCACGGTGGCACCCAACCGACCATGGGTCTGACCTCCAACTCTTCGTATAAATACCCCATCGCCACTGGTTTAGGCTGCGCAAATGTATGTATACACTGATGTACTGCAGTGTCAGGTCTTCAGTCTTTGACTAGCATGCCCTTCTCTCAGTCAACAATGAGTGGATCTTCTAAGTGCTTATTCATTCAATGACTCATTTGCAGGGCTGCCCAGGCTAGCAGCAATTATGTTCATCCTAAATTTAGGTAATACATAACCAaatttattttgatacaaaatattcattactaattaaaacaacaataataaacaatGTCATTAGAGAGACTATGAGTAAAGACCCTGACACAATAAGCTGAtggtcagctgtcagtcaatgttgggccattgGTGAGCATTTGTTGTGGTCGTGGATGTGGCGGGCCCCGCACTCTTTCTCCCTGTTGCCCCTTGTacgctttttttttattcttttggtCTATTTAGCGTGTTAAATCGGCAATGGCATAATGGCATGTCAGTCTGattgtcagttcagctcagtgcacaggAAGAAAAacgaaagtgaggaaagtaaacaaaaagctgAAGTCATGAGGAAGAaagaccaaaaaaaacctttttttattatatttctgtaaccgctctttagcagaaatgtcctgtgatggtttgtgttattgttcactggagcacagtaaatatgctttgttcggTCAACATTGGATTGTTGAACTAGCATCAACaagtcttccagtttcccagTACAAACTACTGCAGTCTGTTGGTATGGAGGGGTATGTCCTTTTACAGAGGCACAGAACATACGTGCTAGTAGCCCATCGACtatagtctttgtggtgtgttcatgtgcaaattTTTGACTGAGACACAGGCAACGTGAGGCGACGCAGCAGggggctttcgtcgccgctagttctctAAAGTTGGTTTGGTGTATCTTGGCCTTAAAGCAGATTTTGGGGGAGCCATTAACTCGACCTTATCAGGGGCCCAACCATATTGTGGGGGCGGTCCTAGTTGTTTGTACATGTACTGAACACCTCTAGCACacttagattttattttatgggtATTTTGATGACAGCATTGACATGACCAGTGTCTTTGATCTAACTTTCATTCATGATATATTTCATAGGGACAGATACAATAAATaaggacaaacaaaaaactatcCAATGCAAGTTTAATAGTGTCTATGGAAGAGCTTTTAAGAAATAGACTGAGATAGAAGTAAGgtaaactgaataaagcagattTCAAGTGATCAGGTGGGAAGGAAAATGCTGTCTGAGCAAACAATGTTTTGCAGAAGGCAACCTTACAACTTGATGCTGCTCTGGTGGATCTGCTAAAGCTCTGTAATCTCTTGATGAATTCGCAGAAAGGCTGAGGAGTAAGTCCAACAGTGTGCCCCGTCCATGCTGCTACACACATcatccaaacacaaacacataatgcCATCACTAATGAATCTATGCTGCTTACTAGCCAGCTGTTAATAGATGCAATAAACTGCATGTGGGCATTAATTGAGCTTTCTGACTTTGCCTTTTACGTTGTGTAAGTCAGTGAAGGTTATATTGCTGTGGAGTTCCTTGGTGATTTCTCTGTGCTGCATTCATCGTAAGTAACTGTCGCTGTCAGGTTGATCTAGCTGACAAGGTTTctgcccaaacaaacagaccatgtGTCCTGATGTGTTCAGAGGCCCGTGGGGAGGAAGCCACTGCAGGGACTCTCCTGTGCAGACCATCAGAGAATGTAGCTGTGCCCaaggtacacaaacacacacatccatggCTCAATACACTCAGACTATCTCTTAGTGTCTATGGACTAAACATCACAATCCCATTTGCAATATTTCTACATAAGTTAATGCAAATTATCatataattattatattatatgacttgtattttattattttagaatATATAAATCAATGGCATCACATACAATACAGAATGCATTCTATTCCAACACAGAATATGCCCACCCACCATCCTCCCAAAGCAAAGAGGGGTCATCTGAGCAATATGGTGGCTATGTATATCTCAAGCaagaataaataagtaaataaataaataatgataaaaaattttttttagaaataataataataatttaaaaaaaaaagtagtaaataaataataataacttctATTCAAGACAATTATTGAGCATTCAGTTATTTTTTACATTGGTACAAATATAGTGTCAAGGTACATGCCCCACTTCAGGAAATACTTATCCGCTCTGTCCTGCATCCTATATGACATCCTTTCATATGCAGCTACTTTACATAATTCAGTCACCCAGTCCTGGAAAGAAGGTTCTCCATGTTTCTTCCAGTTCCTGAGAATGATCTGTCGCCCAATCATGATAGCAGTTTGTGTCCAGGATTTTAGTGGACAGGGAAAAGCAGAGAGCACTTTACAGTctcctaatatatatatatataacttgGGGCAGAGGACAAACTGTCCTTTTATGACATTGACAATATAACAGTGAATCTTCATTGTACCTTCATCCACACAACACTTCCAACAAGTAGCTGAATCTTTTAAACCAAGTCTGAAGAGCCCACTCGGGGTCCAATAAAATCAATGTAGAATCTTTAATTGAATAAGTCTAACCCTCAAGTCCCTTGACATTGTTCGGGAATTACCACAAACCTTAGCCCATTCCTGTTCATCATATTTTACCCCCAAGTCTCTTTCCCAGGAAAGTCTCAGGGCTGAGATCCCTTTCTCCCCCTCACATTCCATCAGCATCTTATAATATTTAGCTGCTTCGTGGCCTTTCCGCAGTATCTGGAGGATTTTATCTAACTTTTCTGCTGGCTTTGGGGGGTGTAACCTCGGCCCAAAAGTCCTCTGTAGTACATGGCATAATTGAAGATATCTCCAGAATTGGGTTTTGGGTAAATTATAATCCTGTTTCAGGTcatcaaatgttttaaatgtattggCATTGTATAAACTGTCTAATATAAGGATGCCTCTTTCTACCCAATCCTTTCAAATGAATActtttttattaatgtttagCTTAGGATTTAACCAAATACTAGCAGCCTTGTTTAAATAAGGATGGAAATCTATCAGCCCTGAGATCTTTCTCCATATACCTTGAAGATGAGATACAACTGGATGAGTCTTTATATGTTTAGATCATTTGATGGACAAACaatggaggagagggaggggtgtCAATGCAGACTACTCTGTACTGTACCATGGGGGGGCTCTCTCTGGAGGTAGGACCCAGTG contains these protein-coding regions:
- the LOC117270074 gene encoding alanine--glyoxylate aminotransferase 2, mitochondrial-like gives rise to the protein MYKVVSCLSGRCAGLTGQSCCSPGLAKIHLGSGAVCQKPAFKYRPADVPEMPSCTFKPEKYKGMSKERMMEIRRQNCNPMTMKITYYKKPVFLHQGYMQWLWDVDGKRYLDLFAGVATVSLGHCHPKVTAAAQRQLERLWHTTNIYVHPTLHEYCEKLASHLPEPLKVIYLTNSGSEANDLAILMARLYTGNFDIITFRGSYHGGTQPTMGLTSNSSYKYPIATGLGCANTMCPDVFRGPWGGSHCRDSPVQTIRECSCAQGHCMAKDQYIGQLKETFASSVPSRIAGFFAEPIQGMGGTVQYPKNYLKEAYQLVRDRGGICIADEVQNGFGRTGSHFWGFQGHNVIPDMVTMAKGIGNGFPMGAVVTTPEIAASFGKALHFNTFGGSPLACAVASAVLDTIKEDGIQQNTLTVGTYLLTGLGKLRDKYEIIGDVRGKGLQIGVEMVKDKASRDPLPPEAMSQIFEDVKDMGVLIGKTGVYGQNFRIQPPLCITKEDADFFLAVFDKAVHSYMDRN